From the genome of Dickeya aquatica, one region includes:
- the csy1 gene encoding type I-F CRISPR-associated protein Csy1 has product MEESELTQFIVSYIETRKQAKLDAFDKAADKQRAALSGEALAAADVALLQQRREIEQAYEVRTWLTDAASRAGQISLVTHALKFTHSDAKGSSVFSSEPETATDVLSTASLAQPAIDAVGNAAALDVAKLLQTEHQGDSLVAALQRGDHRALEALAESPQQLAQWLAGFGQVLSDKQPSSHKLAKQIYFPVGDGEYHLLSPLYSSSLSQALDQRLNPARFGEQAKAIREARRQKRWHDEVDVSYPGIAVQNMGGTKPQNISALNSARSGRSYLLNCAPPQWRSQIKLPLEHDTIFRHNGEVDALTYVDRRDMRQFLLSVKEVENNRDIRNQRRRYLDQLIDTLFGYVATVQNLRPAGWSKDSRLNLPLQLWLDPFRCRQDDAFRYARDGGDWKEQVAHEFGQWLNDRLQHKKLIFGEVERREWSTAALFKQRLRETERALKEELA; this is encoded by the coding sequence ATGGAAGAGAGTGAATTAACGCAGTTTATTGTCAGTTATATCGAAACCCGAAAGCAGGCCAAGCTGGATGCCTTCGATAAGGCCGCCGACAAACAACGGGCGGCGTTAAGCGGCGAAGCGCTGGCCGCAGCGGACGTGGCGCTTTTGCAGCAGCGGCGTGAGATTGAGCAGGCTTATGAGGTGCGCACCTGGCTGACGGATGCCGCCAGCCGCGCCGGGCAGATTAGCCTGGTGACCCACGCGCTGAAATTCACCCACAGCGACGCCAAAGGCAGCAGTGTGTTCAGCTCTGAGCCTGAAACGGCTACGGATGTGCTCTCTACCGCGTCGCTGGCGCAACCGGCGATTGATGCCGTCGGCAACGCGGCGGCGCTGGATGTGGCCAAATTGCTGCAAACCGAGCATCAGGGCGATTCGCTGGTGGCGGCGCTACAGCGGGGCGACCACCGCGCGCTGGAAGCGCTGGCAGAAAGCCCGCAGCAACTTGCACAGTGGCTGGCCGGGTTCGGGCAGGTGTTGAGCGATAAGCAACCCAGTTCCCACAAGCTGGCAAAGCAGATCTATTTTCCGGTGGGTGACGGCGAATACCACTTACTCAGTCCCCTTTATTCCTCTTCGCTGTCGCAGGCGCTGGATCAGCGTTTAAATCCGGCCCGCTTTGGCGAGCAGGCCAAAGCCATCCGCGAGGCCCGGCGACAAAAGCGCTGGCACGATGAGGTTGATGTTAGCTACCCCGGTATTGCGGTGCAGAACATGGGCGGCACCAAGCCGCAAAATATCTCCGCGCTCAATTCCGCCCGCAGCGGTCGCTCCTATCTGCTCAACTGTGCGCCACCACAGTGGCGCAGCCAAATTAAACTGCCGCTGGAGCATGACACCATCTTTCGCCACAACGGCGAGGTGGATGCGCTGACCTACGTGGATCGCCGGGATATGCGGCAATTCCTGCTCAGCGTCAAAGAGGTGGAAAACAACCGCGACATTCGCAACCAGCGCCGGCGTTACCTCGACCAGTTGATCGATACCTTGTTTGGCTATGTCGCCACGGTGCAAAACCTGCGCCCGGCAGGCTGGAGCAAGGATTCCCGCCTGAACCTTCCTCTGCAACTGTGGCTTGACCCATTTCGCTGTCGGCAGGATGACGCTTTTCGTTATGCACGCGACGGCGGGGACTGGAAGGAACAGGTCGCCCATGAATTTGGCCAGTGGCTAAATGATCGATTGCAGCACAAAAAACTGATTTTCGGCGAGGTGGAGCGCCGCGAGTGGTCAACCGCCGCGCTGTTTAAGCAGCGCCTGCGGGAAACCGAGCGTGCGCTGAAGGAGGAACTGGCATGA
- the csy2 gene encoding type I-F CRISPR-associated protein Csy2, which produces MSSLMILRRIQVENANAIAGHTYGFPAISHFLGFTHALSRQLQASHGLRLEGCGVVCHQHQVHAYGNGWNRSFALTRNPLTKEEKTAAFNEEGRMHLTVSLLIECHGMLPGEDGREALRQQVQQQAQQQRLAGGLMVDIEQVSFHDIPANGTATRSLMRRLLPGFVLVDRTPLLRSHLDTLQQTNPQADMLDAWLDFAALKYQAVRSSDDAVSWQPLPKPQGGYLVPLMTGYRAISPLYNPGEVEKTRDPSTPFCFAEAIYGVGEWRGAHRIDDINRIFWRYHYQHDHQHHTYRCLQTGQGTESTADDYDEFELNDFE; this is translated from the coding sequence ATGAGCAGCCTGATGATTTTGCGGCGTATTCAGGTGGAAAACGCCAACGCCATTGCCGGGCACACCTACGGTTTTCCTGCCATCAGCCATTTTCTCGGCTTTACCCATGCGTTGTCGCGCCAGTTGCAGGCATCTCACGGTTTGCGGCTGGAAGGCTGCGGTGTGGTGTGCCATCAGCATCAGGTTCACGCTTACGGCAACGGCTGGAACCGCAGCTTTGCGCTGACGCGTAACCCGCTGACCAAAGAGGAAAAAACCGCCGCCTTTAACGAAGAGGGGCGGATGCACCTCACCGTGTCGCTGCTTATCGAATGCCACGGCATGTTGCCCGGTGAAGACGGGCGCGAAGCGCTTCGCCAGCAAGTGCAGCAACAGGCGCAACAGCAGCGGCTGGCGGGCGGGCTGATGGTGGATATCGAACAGGTAAGCTTCCACGACATCCCCGCCAATGGCACTGCCACCCGCAGCCTGATGCGTCGTTTACTGCCGGGCTTTGTGCTGGTAGACCGAACCCCGCTATTGCGTTCGCATCTTGACACCCTGCAACAGACCAACCCGCAGGCGGACATGCTGGATGCCTGGCTCGATTTTGCTGCCCTGAAATATCAGGCGGTGCGATCTTCTGATGATGCGGTGAGCTGGCAGCCGCTGCCGAAACCGCAAGGCGGCTATCTGGTGCCGCTGATGACCGGCTACCGCGCCATTTCGCCGTTGTACAACCCCGGCGAGGTGGAGAAAACCCGCGACCCGTCCACCCCGTTCTGTTTTGCCGAAGCGATTTACGGCGTGGGTGAATGGCGCGGCGCGCACCGTATTGACGACATCAACCGTATTTTCTGGCGTTACCACTATCAACACGACCATCAACACCACACTTACCGCTGCCTGCAAACCGGACAAGGTACAGAGAGCACAGCGGATGATTACGACGAATTCGAACTGAACGACTTTGAATAA
- a CDS encoding YmfQ family protein: protein MKELLSLLLPPVSYSPNAEQLSTELTAEGDALSATKARANDVLGAVTPLRANGLLSDWERVLGIAPAVGLSYQQRLEDVLIKVAETGGLSIPYFTGLAKKMGYDITIDELMPFRCGVSRCGQRLASTNIRFVWRVNVGSSSVKKYYFRTGISRCGERLMSSRDAVIESVFNELKPAHTLCVFNYTEAK, encoded by the coding sequence ATGAAAGAGTTGCTGTCATTATTGTTACCTCCAGTTTCATATAGCCCCAATGCCGAGCAATTATCCACCGAATTAACTGCGGAAGGCGATGCGCTATCTGCAACAAAGGCACGGGCAAACGACGTATTAGGCGCAGTCACCCCGCTGCGTGCAAACGGGCTGCTTTCGGACTGGGAGCGCGTTCTCGGCATCGCTCCTGCGGTTGGGCTGTCGTATCAGCAGCGCCTGGAAGATGTTCTGATAAAAGTCGCTGAGACGGGTGGCCTAAGCATTCCGTACTTCACGGGGCTTGCTAAGAAAATGGGGTACGACATCACGATTGATGAGCTCATGCCGTTTCGGTGTGGAGTCAGTCGCTGCGGGCAGCGTCTGGCATCGACGAACATCCGATTTGTCTGGCGCGTCAATGTCGGGTCATCCTCGGTCAAAAAATACTATTTCAGAACAGGCATTAGTCGTTGCGGTGAGCGATTAATGTCATCGCGGGACGCTGTTATTGAATCTGTATTTAACGAGCTGAAACCTGCACACACACTGTGCGTTTTTAATTATACGGAGGCCAAATGA
- a CDS encoding Mom family adenine methylcarbamoylation protein, with translation MKKFTSRVLIKPDIIKYNGSIVGYGSPELRVETIPAWLARAIVVNKHYSGRFVNNSYLHLGVFSGRDIVGVLQWGYALNPASGKRVVEGTGNKEYMELNRMWLHDCMPRNSESRAISYSLKTIKLLHPGVQWVQTFADERCGRSGVVYQASNFEYIGSHYSTFYELDGEFYHSIAMNAIKRGGTRGEYLRENKERATAHRFRQFRYIRFLNKRARKRLNTKLFNIQPYPKITN, from the coding sequence ATGAAGAAGTTTACGTCGCGCGTATTAATCAAGCCAGATATCATAAAATACAACGGCTCTATTGTCGGGTATGGCTCACCGGAACTGCGGGTTGAAACAATCCCAGCCTGGCTGGCTCGAGCCATTGTTGTTAACAAGCATTATTCAGGCAGGTTTGTTAATAATTCATATTTGCATCTTGGGGTATTTTCCGGGCGAGATATCGTTGGCGTATTGCAGTGGGGGTATGCGCTAAACCCAGCAAGCGGCAAACGTGTCGTCGAAGGAACAGGAAACAAAGAGTACATGGAGCTAAATAGAATGTGGCTACATGACTGCATGCCGCGCAATTCAGAATCAAGAGCGATCAGCTACTCTCTAAAAACCATCAAGCTCCTACACCCCGGCGTTCAATGGGTTCAGACATTTGCTGATGAGCGCTGTGGCCGTTCCGGGGTTGTCTATCAGGCATCAAATTTTGAATATATCGGCAGTCACTACTCAACGTTTTATGAGTTAGATGGTGAGTTTTATCACTCTATTGCAATGAATGCGATTAAGCGCGGCGGCACTAGAGGTGAATATCTAAGAGAGAACAAAGAGCGAGCTACAGCGCATCGCTTCCGGCAGTTTCGGTATATCAGGTTTCTAAACAAGCGGGCGAGAAAGAGACTAAACACAAAGTTGTTTAATATCCAGCCATACCCGAAAATCACAAACTAA
- the cas6f gene encoding type I-F CRISPR-associated endoribonuclease Cas6/Csy4, whose product MDHYIEIRVLPDLEFSAVQLLSALFAKLHRALGQRATGDIGVSFPDAGKTLGERLRLHGSVQALTALEQTGWRTGLRDYSTITDALPVPAGAQYRTVRRVQVKSSAERLRRRAVSKGRMTADEADARIPYAVEKRTSLPYLPLRSLSSGQPFLLFVEHGPLQDTPVAGVFSSYGLSATATIPWF is encoded by the coding sequence ATGGACCACTATATCGAGATTCGGGTGTTGCCCGACCTGGAGTTCAGCGCGGTGCAGTTGCTGAGCGCGCTGTTTGCCAAGTTGCACCGGGCGCTGGGGCAGCGTGCGACCGGCGATATTGGCGTGAGCTTTCCGGATGCGGGCAAAACGCTGGGGGAACGGCTGCGGTTGCACGGCAGCGTGCAGGCACTGACGGCACTGGAACAAACTGGCTGGCGCACAGGGCTGCGCGACTATAGCACCATCACCGACGCACTGCCGGTACCAGCGGGTGCGCAGTACCGCACCGTGCGCCGGGTGCAGGTGAAAAGCAGCGCTGAACGCCTGCGCCGCCGGGCGGTGAGTAAAGGCCGAATGACTGCGGATGAAGCCGATGCCCGCATTCCCTATGCGGTGGAAAAACGCACCTCGCTGCCGTATTTGCCGCTGCGTAGCCTTTCCAGCGGACAACCGTTTTTACTGTTTGTCGAGCACGGCCCGCTGCAGGACACACCGGTCGCCGGTGTGTTCTCCAGCTACGGCTTAAGCGCGACCGCCACCATCCCGTGGTTTTGA
- a CDS encoding phage tail protein — translation MKPLIPVTTQSSDGAFYDENKVTGEEGTIVDAAYMNSMQGAVRSIQSELLTLLGFAGINADGSSTTQLMMALDWRYAKLTGLTQKLDIADIAGIPLPWPQASAPAGWLKCNGQAFDKTLYPRLAALYQSGVLPDLRGEFIRGWDDGRGVDMGRGLMSAQGDAIQNHGHGDMRYSGQAASGGNLPIIDGGGAFSGGGDLIGGISIRAISGGQPRVSSETRPRNVAFNYIVRAA, via the coding sequence ATGAAGCCGCTAATTCCTGTCACGACGCAGTCGTCAGACGGTGCGTTTTATGATGAGAATAAAGTTACCGGCGAAGAGGGAACAATTGTAGATGCCGCATACATGAATAGTATGCAAGGCGCTGTTCGCAGCATTCAAAGTGAATTGCTGACACTGCTGGGGTTTGCAGGCATCAATGCAGACGGATCATCGACAACGCAACTGATGATGGCTCTGGACTGGCGTTATGCAAAATTAACCGGCTTGACTCAGAAACTGGATATCGCAGATATCGCAGGCATCCCGCTGCCGTGGCCGCAGGCTAGCGCGCCCGCAGGCTGGCTGAAATGTAATGGACAGGCGTTTGACAAAACGCTCTATCCCAGGCTGGCGGCGCTGTATCAGTCTGGCGTATTGCCAGATTTGCGCGGCGAGTTTATTCGCGGCTGGGATGATGGACGCGGGGTAGATATGGGGCGTGGATTGATGTCAGCGCAGGGCGACGCTATTCAGAACCACGGACATGGCGATATGCGCTACTCGGGGCAGGCGGCGAGCGGCGGGAATTTACCAATCATCGACGGTGGCGGGGCGTTTAGTGGTGGCGGGGATTTGATTGGCGGTATATCGATAAGGGCGATCTCTGGCGGCCAGCCGCGCGTATCATCTGAAACCCGCCCCCGCAACGTTGCATTTAACTACATCGTGAGGGCCGCATAA
- a CDS encoding baseplate J/gp47 family protein: protein MAFVTDSFDETRAKILADIKNLLPSADVSEDSDFYIRASSVASVITGLYRHQAWIVRQIFPDTADTEYLEWHCRLRNITRKAQTTASGFISGTGEPGATSAVGRTINRGSLSYTTTQAVTVGADGKFSVAAVPSLAGTAGNTTAAVTGTFTSTPPGFDSVVTIGLMAGGTERETDAEMLARLLDVIRRPPAGGNKYDYRRWAMSVDGVSAAYVYPLRRGLGTVDVVITSASGLPSAEIINKVQAYIDDVRPVTAKSTMILAPTPKNVDISVAISVSGVTVQAVTQNIRDALTSYFNTLEPGESFIRSQAEMLISQIGGVVDRAIVSPAGNIAATVNNNIVEWLRAGNITVAML, encoded by the coding sequence ATGGCGTTCGTGACAGATTCGTTTGATGAGACGCGCGCAAAAATCCTGGCGGATATTAAAAATTTATTGCCATCGGCTGACGTGTCTGAGGACTCTGATTTTTATATCCGTGCGTCGTCGGTCGCGAGTGTTATTACAGGATTATATCGTCATCAAGCCTGGATAGTCCGGCAGATTTTTCCTGACACGGCGGATACAGAATATCTCGAATGGCACTGCCGGCTGCGGAATATAACGCGCAAGGCACAAACGACAGCATCAGGATTTATTTCAGGAACAGGTGAACCCGGCGCGACGTCAGCAGTGGGGCGCACGATAAATCGTGGCTCTCTGTCGTATACAACAACGCAGGCTGTAACTGTAGGCGCTGACGGTAAGTTTAGCGTCGCTGCCGTCCCCTCTCTTGCTGGCACGGCAGGCAATACAACAGCGGCAGTTACAGGGACATTTACCAGCACGCCGCCAGGGTTCGATAGTGTTGTCACAATAGGTTTGATGGCAGGCGGCACGGAACGGGAGACGGATGCTGAGATGCTCGCCCGCCTGCTCGATGTGATTCGGCGGCCGCCTGCCGGTGGCAATAAATACGATTACAGACGCTGGGCAATGAGTGTTGACGGCGTTAGCGCGGCATACGTTTATCCGCTGCGGCGGGGGCTGGGAACTGTTGATGTGGTAATCACGTCAGCCAGCGGGCTGCCGAGCGCTGAAATTATTAACAAGGTGCAGGCGTATATCGACGACGTCAGGCCGGTCACAGCAAAAAGCACAATGATATTAGCGCCGACCCCCAAGAATGTTGATATTTCCGTCGCAATTAGCGTCAGTGGCGTAACCGTGCAAGCTGTTACGCAAAATATTCGCGATGCGTTGACGAGTTATTTTAACACGCTGGAGCCGGGCGAATCATTTATTCGAAGTCAGGCTGAGATGCTGATATCGCAAATCGGCGGTGTTGTTGACCGCGCTATAGTCAGCCCGGCCGGTAATATTGCGGCGACAGTAAATAACAATATTGTTGAGTGGCTGCGAGCCGGAAATATCACAGTGGCGATGCTATGA
- a CDS encoding amino acid permease, translating into MDTQQQPQLKRGLKNRHIQLIALGGAVGTGLFLGIAQTIRMAGPSVLLGYAIAGVIAFFIMRQLGEMVVEEPVAGSFSHFAHRYWSGFAGFMSGWNYWVLYVLVSMAELSAVGIYIQYWWPQVPTWVSAAVFFVAINAINLTNVKVYGELEFWFSIIKVAAIIGMIAFGGYLLFSGLGGPQASVSNLWQQGGFFPNGVSGMVMAMAVIMFSFGGLELVGITAAEADDPASSIPRATNQVIYRILLFYVGALAVLLSLYPWQKVVEGGSPFVLIFQALDSTLVANVLNLVVLSAALSVYNSCVYCNSRMLFGLAQQGNAPRALLRVNTRGIPLLALGVSALATALCVLINYLMPGKAFELLMALVVSALVINWAMISITHLKFRQAKQRTGQETRFKSLGYPLTNLICLLFLAGILVIMAMTPGIQISVWLIPFWLLALGAGYAIKQRKQATSALATDNG; encoded by the coding sequence ATGGACACACAGCAACAACCACAGCTTAAACGCGGGCTAAAAAACCGCCACATTCAGCTTATTGCGCTCGGTGGCGCAGTGGGCACCGGGCTTTTCCTCGGCATTGCTCAGACCATTCGCATGGCCGGGCCATCGGTACTGCTTGGTTATGCCATCGCCGGTGTTATCGCGTTTTTCATTATGCGCCAGCTAGGGGAAATGGTGGTGGAAGAGCCGGTCGCAGGCTCGTTCAGCCATTTCGCACACCGCTACTGGAGCGGCTTTGCCGGGTTTATGTCAGGCTGGAACTACTGGGTGTTGTATGTGCTGGTGAGCATGGCGGAACTGAGCGCCGTGGGCATCTACATTCAGTATTGGTGGCCGCAGGTGCCCACCTGGGTATCCGCCGCGGTCTTTTTCGTGGCGATTAACGCCATTAATCTGACCAACGTCAAGGTCTATGGCGAGCTGGAATTCTGGTTTTCCATCATTAAGGTTGCCGCCATCATCGGCATGATTGCCTTCGGCGGCTATCTGCTTTTCAGTGGCCTTGGCGGGCCGCAGGCCAGCGTGAGCAACCTGTGGCAGCAAGGTGGTTTTTTCCCTAATGGCGTGAGCGGCATGGTGATGGCGATGGCCGTTATCATGTTTTCCTTTGGCGGGCTGGAGCTGGTCGGCATCACCGCCGCCGAAGCCGATGACCCGGCAAGCAGTATTCCCCGCGCCACCAATCAGGTTATCTACCGCATTTTGCTGTTTTATGTGGGGGCGCTGGCGGTGCTGCTCTCGCTCTACCCGTGGCAGAAAGTGGTGGAAGGTGGCAGCCCGTTTGTGCTGATTTTTCAGGCGCTGGACAGCACGCTGGTGGCAAATGTGCTCAATCTGGTGGTGCTCTCCGCCGCGCTGTCGGTCTACAACAGTTGCGTTTACTGCAACAGCCGCATGCTGTTTGGGCTGGCGCAGCAAGGCAACGCACCGCGTGCTCTGCTGCGCGTGAACACACGCGGCATTCCGCTGCTCGCGCTTGGGGTTTCTGCGCTGGCTACCGCACTGTGCGTACTGATTAATTACCTGATGCCGGGCAAGGCCTTCGAATTGCTGATGGCGCTGGTGGTTTCCGCGCTGGTGATTAACTGGGCGATGATCAGTATCACTCATTTGAAATTCCGCCAGGCCAAACAGCGCACCGGGCAGGAAACGCGCTTTAAAAGCCTCGGCTACCCGCTCACCAACCTTATCTGCCTGCTGTTTCTGGCCGGGATTCTGGTCATTATGGCGATGACGCCGGGCATTCAAATCTCCGTCTGGCTCATCCCCTTCTGGCTGCTGGCACTGGGGGCGGGTTACGCCATCAAACAGCGCAAACAGGCAACCTCCGCACTGGCAACAGATAACGGCTAA
- a CDS encoding Lrp/AsnC family transcriptional regulator, with translation MYHIDDFDLKMLTLLQANGRLTNQELSELVGLSASQCSRRRIALEQAQLILGYHARLAPDAVGLEVLGLIEVRLINHTPECVDSFHQMLGEVAAIIDAYKTTGDADYMLKVAVADLHGLSALISQILARNKSVAHLKTSVVLNRLKENGLMTPAEPLP, from the coding sequence ATGTACCACATTGATGATTTCGACCTGAAAATGCTGACTCTGCTACAGGCCAACGGACGCCTTACCAATCAGGAACTCAGCGAGCTGGTTGGGTTGTCTGCCTCGCAGTGTTCTCGTCGCCGGATTGCGCTTGAACAGGCACAGTTGATTTTGGGGTACCACGCCCGGCTGGCACCGGATGCCGTGGGGCTTGAAGTCCTGGGTTTGATAGAGGTACGGCTTATCAATCATACCCCGGAGTGCGTGGACAGTTTTCACCAGATGCTGGGTGAAGTTGCCGCGATTATTGATGCGTATAAAACCACCGGTGATGCCGACTATATGCTGAAAGTTGCCGTGGCGGATTTACATGGCCTGAGTGCCCTGATAAGCCAGATTCTGGCGCGCAATAAAAGTGTGGCGCACCTGAAAACCTCGGTGGTGTTAAACCGGTTAAAAGAAAACGGATTGATGACACCGGCCGAACCATTGCCCTGA
- a CDS encoding YitT family protein yields the protein MDNIVSPQAVSHSALEDILALLIGTLMVSFGVILLRQAGALTGGTAGMAFLLHYLTQHSAVKLSFGSAFFLLNLPFYYLAIRRMGWAFSLKTFCAVALVSLFSDLHPLFIHFDHLQPTYATLFGNTVMGLGFIVLFRHRASLGGVNILALYLQDKSGIRAGKFQMAVDVSIVLASLFVVSIPMLLASVLGAAVLNVIIAMNHRPGRYLA from the coding sequence ATGGACAACATTGTTTCCCCCCAGGCGGTTTCACACAGTGCGCTGGAAGACATTCTGGCGCTGCTGATTGGTACACTGATGGTGTCGTTCGGCGTGATTTTGCTGCGCCAGGCCGGTGCGCTGACCGGCGGCACGGCGGGTATGGCGTTTTTGCTGCACTACCTCACTCAGCACAGTGCCGTTAAGCTGTCGTTCGGCAGCGCTTTTTTCCTGCTTAACCTGCCGTTTTATTACCTTGCCATTCGCCGTATGGGGTGGGCGTTTAGCCTGAAAACCTTCTGCGCGGTGGCGCTGGTGTCGCTGTTTTCTGATTTGCATCCGCTGTTTATTCACTTTGACCATCTGCAACCGACGTATGCCACGCTGTTTGGTAACACCGTCATGGGGCTTGGGTTTATTGTGTTGTTTCGTCATCGTGCCAGCCTGGGCGGCGTGAATATTCTGGCGCTCTATTTACAAGACAAAAGTGGAATCCGTGCCGGAAAATTCCAGATGGCGGTGGATGTGAGCATTGTGCTGGCTTCCCTGTTCGTGGTAAGCATACCGATGTTGCTGGCATCTGTGCTGGGTGCGGCGGTGCTGAATGTGATTATCGCTATGAATCATCGCCCCGGCCGCTATCTTGCCTGA
- the csy3 gene encoding type I-F CRISPR-associated protein Csy3: protein MAKAATTLKTASVLAFERKLANSDALMLAGNWQQDNWQPVVIQEKSVRGTISNRLKNALSSDPDKLDAEIQKANLQTVDVAALPFDADTLKVAFTLRVLGNLALPSVCNDQDYQQALTDLINGYAREQGFGVLAARYAENIASGRFLWRNRIGAEAVQVVVTHDDKRWVFNGEDYSLRQFSQPSGALAELAHAIEQALAGSGSAFFRVEAQVKLGNGQEVFPSQELVLDERARNGKSKILYQVNGVAAMHSQKIGNALRTVDDWHPQAAETGPIAVEPYGSVTSRGRAYRQPKDKMDFYTLLDNWVRKGDVPEVAQQHYVIATLIRGGVFGEKGE, encoded by the coding sequence ATGGCAAAAGCAGCAACCACGTTGAAAACCGCATCGGTACTGGCGTTTGAGCGCAAACTGGCGAATTCCGATGCGCTGATGCTGGCGGGCAACTGGCAGCAGGATAACTGGCAGCCGGTGGTGATTCAGGAAAAATCGGTACGCGGCACCATCTCCAACCGGTTAAAAAACGCCCTCAGCAGTGACCCGGATAAACTGGATGCCGAAATTCAAAAAGCCAACCTGCAAACGGTGGATGTGGCAGCGCTGCCGTTTGATGCCGACACGCTGAAAGTGGCCTTCACCCTGCGGGTGCTGGGTAATCTGGCACTGCCGTCGGTGTGTAACGATCAGGATTATCAACAGGCGCTGACTGACCTGATTAACGGTTACGCCCGCGAGCAGGGCTTTGGCGTGCTGGCGGCGCGTTACGCCGAGAACATCGCCAGTGGTCGTTTTTTGTGGCGCAACCGAATCGGCGCAGAAGCGGTGCAGGTGGTAGTGACGCACGACGATAAGCGCTGGGTATTCAACGGCGAAGACTACTCGCTGCGCCAGTTTAGCCAACCTTCAGGCGCACTGGCCGAACTGGCTCATGCCATAGAGCAGGCGCTGGCGGGCAGCGGTTCGGCGTTTTTCCGTGTGGAAGCGCAGGTAAAACTGGGCAACGGGCAGGAAGTATTCCCTTCGCAGGAGCTGGTGCTGGATGAGCGTGCCCGCAACGGCAAGAGCAAAATTCTGTATCAGGTTAACGGCGTGGCGGCGATGCACTCCCAGAAAATCGGCAATGCGCTGCGCACAGTGGATGACTGGCACCCGCAAGCGGCAGAAACTGGGCCTATTGCGGTTGAACCCTATGGTTCTGTCACCAGCCGTGGCCGTGCGTATCGCCAGCCGAAAGATAAGATGGATTTTTACACCCTGCTGGATAACTGGGTACGTAAAGGTGACGTACCGGAGGTGGCGCAGCAGCACTACGTGATCGCCACACTGATTCGCGGCGGGGTGTTTGGCGAAAAAGGCGAGTAA
- a CDS encoding tail fiber assembly protein: MQTNEIAVLGENGLASNTGWLTVYHADTQTGEYNGSSDEYLMTGTGVPAHSYADAPPADVATGQAVRRAADGLRWEVVADFRGQTAYDTRTRQPQVIDTLGDLPEHLTLLPPSGEFDRWQDDTWVTDTAAQHATTVLAAQRDLDARRQAARERISELTYAEELAMATETETRLLKEWKIYLVQLGRINTAAAPDIDWPTEPAH; the protein is encoded by the coding sequence ATGCAAACCAATGAAATCGCTGTATTAGGCGAAAATGGACTGGCGTCAAACACTGGCTGGCTGACGGTTTATCACGCTGATACGCAAACCGGCGAATATAACGGCAGCAGCGATGAGTACCTGATGACCGGCACCGGCGTGCCCGCACACAGCTATGCCGATGCGCCACCAGCCGATGTAGCGACCGGGCAGGCAGTGCGGCGCGCTGCCGATGGGTTGCGCTGGGAGGTGGTGGCGGACTTTCGCGGTCAAACGGCGTATGACACCCGCACCCGCCAGCCGCAGGTGATTGACACGCTCGGTGATTTGCCGGAACACCTGACGTTGTTGCCGCCATCCGGTGAGTTTGACCGCTGGCAAGACGATACGTGGGTGACGGATACGGCGGCGCAGCACGCCACAACGGTACTGGCGGCGCAGCGCGACCTTGATGCACGGCGGCAGGCCGCCCGTGAGCGCATCAGCGAGCTGACCTATGCCGAAGAACTGGCGATGGCGACAGAGACGGAAACGCGCTTACTGAAAGAGTGGAAAATCTATCTGGTGCAATTAGGTCGCATTAACACTGCCGCCGCACCGGATATCGACTGGCCGACGGAACCAGCACACTGA
- a CDS encoding phage GP46 family protein, with protein MDNLLNPTTGDYAGTATATLANAVYIRLMTPHGSYWAVPSLGSKLHLLTREKNVSRVYTLARQYAAEALQPLIDDGRATSIDVATEAGDNGWLILIIDVTAPAGRELFKYPVRVS; from the coding sequence ATGGACAATTTATTGAACCCAACAACCGGCGATTACGCTGGCACAGCAACGGCCACATTGGCTAATGCTGTGTATATCCGACTCATGACCCCACATGGGTCATATTGGGCTGTGCCGTCGCTGGGTTCAAAGTTGCATCTGCTGACGCGCGAAAAGAATGTTAGTCGCGTCTATACGCTGGCTCGTCAATACGCTGCCGAAGCGTTGCAGCCGCTTATTGATGACGGTCGTGCGACATCAATCGACGTCGCTACAGAGGCGGGCGATAACGGCTGGCTGATTCTGATTATTGATGTGACCGCGCCCGCCGGGCGTGAACTGTTTAAATATCCGGTAAGGGTGAGTTAA